One genomic window of Polyangiaceae bacterium includes the following:
- a CDS encoding DUF3015 family protein, giving the protein MKLRNLALIAIAGSLIASTASAEESDIEKKAGVRKTSGYGPAGCGLGSMIFSPDSGFTQVFAATTNGTSGTQTFGISSGTSNCDDTDAGEESAKAFVETNRVALAKDIARGNGETIASLSELAGCQDSAAVGRTLQRNFKQIFPSSKASNAQVGDAVVETLKTSKSLACGNLG; this is encoded by the coding sequence ATGAAGCTCAGAAACCTTGCGCTTATCGCCATCGCCGGCAGCTTGATTGCCAGCACCGCGAGCGCGGAAGAGTCAGACATCGAGAAGAAGGCGGGCGTGCGCAAGACGTCGGGCTACGGCCCGGCCGGCTGCGGTCTCGGCTCGATGATCTTCTCACCGGATTCCGGATTCACCCAGGTGTTCGCGGCAACCACCAACGGCACCTCTGGAACCCAGACGTTCGGCATCTCCAGCGGCACGAGCAACTGCGACGACACCGACGCGGGCGAGGAGAGCGCAAAGGCGTTCGTTGAAACGAATCGCGTGGCGCTCGCCAAGGACATCGCGCGCGGAAACGGCGAGACCATCGCGAGCCTCTCCGAGCTTGCTGGCTGCCAGGACAGCGCGGCCGTTGGCCGTACGCTGCAAAGGAACTTCAAGCAGATCTTCCCGAGTTCCAAGGCCTCGAACGCTCAGGTGGGTGACGCCGTGGTCGAGACGCTGAAGACCTCGAAGTCGCTCGCTTGCGGCAACCTGGGCTGA